In Mastacembelus armatus chromosome 5, fMasArm1.2, whole genome shotgun sequence, a single genomic region encodes these proteins:
- the cav3 gene encoding caveolin-3, whose protein sequence is MADQYQYNINEEKIVKDSHTKEIDLINRDPKQINEDVVKVEFEDVIAEPDGTHSLDGVWKLSYTTFTVSKYWCYRILSAIFGIPVALLWGFLFACISFCHIWAVVPCIKSCLIESQCVSRIYSLCIQTFCDPFFEALGKIFSSVRVALRKEV, encoded by the exons ATGGCGGATCAGTACCAGTACAATATCAACGAGGAGAAGATCGTGAAGGACAGCCACACCAAGGAGATCGACCTAATTAACAGAGACCCCAAGCAGATCAATGAAGACGTGGTGAAG gtGGAGTTTGAAGATGTCATTGCAGAGCCTGACGGCACACACAGCCTGGACGGCGTGTGGAAGCTGAGCTACACTACCTTCACTGTGTCCAAGTATTGGTGCTACCGCATTTTGTCTGCCATCTTTGGTATCCCTGTGGCTCTGCTTTGGGGCTTCCTGTTTGCCTGCATCTCCTTCTGCCACATCTGGGCTGTGGTTCCCTGCATCAAGAGCTGTCTGATTGAGTCGCAGTGCGTCAGTCGCATCTACTCTCTCTGCATCCAGACCTTCTGTGATCCCTTCTTTGAAGCCCTGGGCAAGATCTTCAGCAGTGTGCGAGTAGCGCTGCGCAAAGAAGTCTAA